A window of Macadamia integrifolia cultivar HAES 741 unplaced genomic scaffold, SCU_Mint_v3 scaffold155, whole genome shotgun sequence contains these coding sequences:
- the LOC122064191 gene encoding probable sodium/metabolite cotransporter BASS1, chloroplastic, whose protein sequence is MQQISHSHLLGRSSVVTLDPNNYNSIRNKPRSIIKLLPISSLSKPSFTRIFHSRSLHCYPSFMLKLTSEIPPRDFTCFPTSRFISGSRKVTTPSFSPLHSSNSTAAVVDGDAGGNRGFRGWIELVGEVLSTAFPVWVALGCLLGLLKPSSFNWVQPKWTILGITITMLGMGMTLTFDDLRGALAMPKELLAGFVLQYSIMPLSGFFVSKLLRLPSYYAAGLILVGCCPGGTASNIVTYIGRGNVALSVLMTAASTLSAVVMTPFLTAKLAGQFVAVDAAGLVISTMQVVLLPVLVGAILNQYCKKLVKVVSPLMPPLAVLTVAVLCGNAIAQNASSILMSGKQVVLATCLLHASGFFFGYALSRVLGLDISSSRTISIEVGMQNSVLGVVLAGQHFGNPLTAVPCAVSSVCHSIFGSVLAGIWRYTTPTKKQNEHEF, encoded by the exons ATGCAGCAAATTTCGCACTCGCATCTTTTGGGAAGGAGCAGCGTTGTAACGCTTGACCCAAATAATTACAACTCCATCAGAAATAAACCCAGAAGCATTATTAAGCTGTTGCCTATTTCCTCCCTTTCGAAACCCTCCTTTACTCGGATCTTCCACTCTCGTTCTCTTCATTGCTATCCGTCATTTATGCTCAAATTAACCTCTGAGATACCACCAAGAGACTTCACTTGCTTCCCGACAAGTAGATTCATCTCAGGATCAAGAAAGGTAACAACCCCTTCATTCTCTCCTCTTCACTCGTCTAATTCAACCGCCGCCGTCGTCGATGGTGATGCTGGCGGCAATCGGGGCTTTCGAGGATGGATTGAATTGGTGGGAGAAGTGTTATCGACGGCATTTCCAGTGTGGGTGGCATTGGGATGCCTTCTGGGTCTCCTCAAGCCCAGTTCCTTCAATTGGGTTCAACCCAAGTGGACTATTCTCGGCATTACCATCACCATGCTCGGTATGGGCATGACTCTTACTTTTGACGATCTCCGTGGCGCATTGGCGATGCCTAAAGAATTGCTCGCCGGCTTCGTTCTTCAATACTCG ATAATGCCATTATCAGGATTCTTTGTGAGCAAGCTCTTAAGGCTGCCTTCCTATTATGCAGCTGGGTTGATATTGGTGGGCTGCTGCCCAGGAG GGACAGCAAGCAATATTGTCACCTACATAGGACG TGGAAATGTGGCCCTCTCAGTTTTGATGACAGCTGCAAGTACCCTGTCTGCTGTG GTGATGACTCCTTTCCTCACTGCCAAACTTGCAGGGCAATTTGTTGCTGTAGATGCCGCTGGACTTGTTATCTCTACAATGCAG GTTGTGCTTCTCCCTGTATTGGTTGGTGCTATCTTGAACCAGTATTGCAAAAAATTGGTCAAGGTGGTTTCACCCTTGATGCCACCTCTTGCTGTGTTAACTGTAGCTGTTCTATGCGGCAATGCAATTGCTCAAAATGCATCTTCTATCCTTATGTCCGGTAAGCAAGTGGTGCTTGctacttgtcttcttcatgcATCCGGCTTTTTCTTTGGATATGCACTTTCCAGGGTGCTTGGGCTCGACATATCATCGTCACGCACCATCTCCATCGAGGTTGGCATGCAG AATTCGGTTCTTGGGGTAGTTCTTGCTGGTCAGCATTTCGGAAACCCCCTCACTGCAGTACCGTGTGCAGTATCCAGTGTTTGCCACTCAATTTTTGGTAGTGTCTTAGCTGGTATCTGGAGATACACTACACCAACCAAAAAACAGAATGAACATGAGTTCTGA
- the LOC122064184 gene encoding protein FLX-like 1 encodes MSGRNRAPPLPIKGLPHPGLPPMHELQFGRGLGPMPHPALLEEMREAQFREAQFGRGPRPLPPHPAVIEENLAAQHQEIQGLLIDNQRLAATHVALKQELEAAQYELQRMAHFAGSMQADKDIQLKEAYEKSMKMEADLHAAEAMRAELLQVRSDIQKLTVSRQELTSQVQALSQDLARANAGLQQAPALKAEIETMKQELQRARAAIDYEKKGHAENYEQGQAMEKNLIAMAREVEKLRAEIANAEKRARAAAAVGNPGPGYGGNYGNPDTTYGGNPYPAGYGMSPVQAGAEGGHQYGSGPQYGPGPGAWGAYDMQRAHGRR; translated from the exons ATGTCGGGCAGAAATCGTGCACCGCCGCTTCCAATCAAGGGTCTACCACACCCCGGGCTTCCCCCCATGCACGAACTTCAATTCGGTAGGGGTCTTGGTCCCATGCCTCATCCAGCCCTCCTTGAAGAAATGAGAGAAGCTCAATTCAGAGAAGCTCAATTCGGGCGAGGCCCAAGACCTCTACCCCCTCACCCTGCCGTCATCGAGGAGAACCTAGCAGCTCAACATCAGGAAATTCAAGGGCTTCTCATCGATAACCAGAGATTAGCTGCAACCCATGTGGCTTTAAAGCAGGAATTAGAGGCTGCCCAGTATGAGCTTCAACGCATGGCTCATTTTGCTGGTTCTATGCAGGCCGATAAGGATATTCAGCTTAAAGAAGCTTATGAGAAGTCCATGAAAATGGAAGCTGATCTTCATGCAGCAGAGGCTATGAGGGCGGAGCTTCTGCAAGTTCGCTCTGACATTCAGAAGCTCACAGTTTCAAGGCAAGAGCTTACTAGTCAGGTTCAGGCGCTCAGTCAAGATTTGGCTAGAGCTAATGCGGGATTGCAGCAAGCACCAGCTTTGAAGGCTGAAATAGAGACCATGAAACAGGAATTGCAGCGAGCTAG GGCTGCTATTGATTATGAGAAGAAAGGGCATGCTGAAAATTACGAACAGGGTCAAGCCATGGAAAAGAATCTGATTGCGATGGCTCGTGAGGTGGAGAAGCTGCGGGCAGAGATTGCTAATGCAGAAAAGAGAGCAcgtgctgctgctgctgttggaAATCCTG GTCCAGGTTATGGTGGGAATTACGGCAATCCGGATACTACATACGGAGGAAATCCCTATCCTGCTGGCTATGGCATGAGTCCT GTACAGGCTGGTGCTGAAGGGGGACATCAATATGGATCTGGGCCTCAATATGGACCTGGACCAGGTGCATGGGGTGCTTATGACATGCAGCGAGCTCATGGACGCAGATAA